The Schistocerca nitens isolate TAMUIC-IGC-003100 chromosome 6, iqSchNite1.1, whole genome shotgun sequence DNA segment ACTTTTCAGTTTACTTGTCCATCACATACGTTTTGGTGTGATACAGTATTTCCAGGCTTCTATGGTTGCAACATCAATAGCAACTGTCACCACAAGTAAAGCAAGCTGAACATGTCCAGTGATAGTGTTTTTGATTAGTAACACTGATGCCCCAGGTCCTATTTCCAGTGACCCTTGCagccctttttctttcttttttcccccctaaTGGCCAAGGCTGGAAGGAGGTTCATTCAGGCTTTTAAGGCCAACTGGATAGCTTCTCAGATATAAAAGCAGCAAAACATGCAAAAGTCACTGAAGTAGTTGGGttggttgtgggaagagaccaaactgtgacgttatcggtctcatcggatcagggaaggacggggaaggaagttggccatgccctttcagaggaaccatcccggcatttgcctggagcgatttagggaaatcacggaaaacctaaatcaggatggccagaggcgGGATTGAgcagttgtcctcccgaatgcaagtccagtgtgctaaccattgtgtcACCTTGCTCGGTTATCACTGAAGTAGTGTTACATCAAAATGCTTGCACTAGGTAAGGTGACACACAACAGAAGCATCAGCCAAATGGAAAACGTCCAAGTATCTGTGCAAAAGGAGAAAAAGTCAGATGCACACAAATATTTCATTGATGATCTAGACAGATGTCCTATTAGACAGCAATTTCTGCAGTATTATGAACAATATGAAGAACACCATCACTGCAAAAACTTCGCAGCTATTGTCACACAGAACAGGACTTACAGACTAACTAAGCAACTCTGAGAAAAAGTATTTCATACGTGGAATTTGATTTGAAAGGTGCCTGTATGAACAAGTCATTATTCAATTTCCATATACACTCCACTGTGAATGACACGTTTTGCAACAGTTCCAGATAAATGTTTCATTGTTGTGAATGCAAAGTTTCCTTTAGTGATCTTTTCTACTCTCTGACTGTAACAGAGAACTTATGATTACCATGTATAAATGGTCAGGAAAAAATTAAGAATACCCCGAGACAATGAAAAATAAACTTTTGGCATTAATTAAGAAGTATCACTCTACTCTTCTTTGTTCAACCAGCAACATGGTTCTCACTGATTCCATACCATCCAAATCTAACTCCCATAAAACTTGTCTGGACTCTCTCAAAGAACAAGACCCATTGTCATAATGCAAGAATTTCACTCTCTAACAGCCAATCCCctccctcacaaaaaaaaaaaaaaaaaaaaaaaaaaaaaaaaaaaaaaaaaaaaaaaaaaaaccgctgatGCTCTTGTCTGGTGCTAGCCTTTTCACGTAACACTACTCCAATGACGTGTACATCAATTTCACTGTTTTTACATTCAAACAGCTTTGCAGTTGTCCTCACTATGTTAAAAATGCTGACCACTAAGCCATGCAAGCCAACTGCTTTTGCAGCTGCAATATtagtttttagtgttgtgacatatGAAGAGTTTAAAGGCTATGTTATCATGCCAGAAAAGGTGTGTCAGGCCTAATGGTGGGGAGTGTCTGTGACAGATCAGGAaactgaaaatacaataaaatcatTTGCCACAGATTTGAACACGAAGTCAGCACTATCATACATGTCAAACAGCAGATGAATGAACAGTCATCACTGTGGAAAATAGCGATTTCACAGAGTACGGTAATTTTACGCATACTGCCAGCGAAGTGTCATGAGCATCCAGTGTGAGAAATTTTGTACATTCTGTTCTTGCTCTAAAGTGGCACTTCACTCAGTGGCATTCTGAGCTCCACACATCAGTCCTCTATAGGTgactggttgcctttcccttaattTACATATTGTACATATCCTGTTCTTTCTTGCCCTTCCCTGTCCCACTTGTACTTTCTGCACTATCCCCTGCCTCCTTGCCTTGCCCTTCTCCACTCTCCCCTCCATCCCCTTGGCCATTTCTGCACTCACTTCTTTTCCTCTCATTCTTTTCTCCCATTTCCACTACCTGCCCTCACTCTTGGGCTTTGCAGCACTCCATTTGTGATAGTATGGAGCATATGCCATTGCTTCCTTCCCTCCTTGCTTCTGGGACATTACGATGAGAGTGCTGTCACCTTGGCCAGGTTACCAGTTTGGTTTGCACAGTAATACACGTTTCATCAAGGTCATTTACTGTAAGTTACTTGAAAGAGAGACACCTACTCTCCCTTAATATGTCAGATGTTTACACAGCAGAACGGAAATTTAACTTGTGAACAAAATAAAACAGATTTAAGGTCTGGTTCATCATTAACCAATTACAGCAAGAAAGGCACACAAACCAGATCCAGCCAGCCCTGAAATGCAGTAAAGcatctcttatgacaggcaggttACTGGTTGGATGGTTTAAAGGCagaagggaccaaacaacgaggtcattggtcccttgttcctagtaaaacaatgccacaagtgtgagagaataaaattgatgaaacatataacacaaaacagaaagaaaggaaaagccacaagaacaaagggaaggctacaaacactaaaaggaacaaaagaggacaagaaaacaacagacagacgctagaaacagaagagagtaaaacatggaagcagattacagtggctggcaaaccacgagaataaaaagggaaagccagtcagtcactctgcaacacattaaaacctccaccctgaaagcattagggtggaggacacagaggtacaaaggacatgcgctaaaacctacatagaagtataaaacccactttcacggataaaacgtaaaactaaagatgATGTGAAGGCATTGTCACCTAACATCGagggcagggtgctgggaaagttaaaagtcagcGGCTgtaagtgggcagtccagcaagaggtggatgactgtcatttgggagccacagcgacactttGGGTCCTCATGACAGAGTAGGTAACCGTGCGTTAGACACGTACGGTCAATgaggagctggcagaggacaactgattccctgcgagaggccagcatggaagacttccacacattcataatcTCCTTAattacacgcagtttgttgtgcgtgctgttatgccagtctgtctcccaaagctggaaaaccctgtggtgtaagacagaacacaggtcagcttcggagatgcctatctccagaagcggttttcgcgtcacctgtttggccagcctgtcggcaagttcgttgccggggattccaatgtgtcctggggtccacacaaacaccacggaatggcgggactgttccagggcatagatggactagggaatggacactaccagagggtgacgagggtagcactagtcgatagcttgtaagctgctcaatgAGTACACAGCAGAAATGACTCGCCagagcatgagatatggctgccagctctgcagtgaaaacactgcagccaactggcaaggagtgctgctcttaTGTCCTCCATGAATATATGCAAAGTCTACGTgaacatcagccattgagccatcggtgtaaaccacttcagagccccagaacatgtcaagaatcgagaggaagagacagcggagagcggcagggttaacagagtccttaggcccatgcaaaaggtccagatgaagctgagcccaggtgtacaccatggaggcatacatGAACAGACCACAAGCAGAGGTGGTAaatggaaggactccagttcggagggACCACACACGAACCGCAATCTTTAGCCCCAATCTGGGCAGCCGATGCAGGAGATGGACTGCCACGTGCGGGAAAGGAGACGGTACTTCGGAttctcaggggaactatgaatgtgtgctgtgtaactggcaagcagttgcgcACCTCTGATCtatagtggagggacaccagcctccaccagtacgctggtcaccggacttgtcctaaaagctcctgtcgctaatctaaCCCCACAAtggtgcacagggtcaagtaaatgcaatgctgaaggcgctgcagaaccataaaccacactcccatagtcaattcatgattggacaagggctctacactgcagcagcgtacagcaacTGGTGTTGCACCCTAATTGGTGTTGCTATGACAACGGAGGGCATTaacgtgctgccagcacttctgcttaagctgacaaagatgagggagccaagtcaatcgagcgttgAAAACCAGCCCTAGGAATTGATGTgtatccactacagtgagtggatcgtcattaaggttaaGTGTAGGTTCCGGATATGACGcagacagaagtgcacgacacacaactttgcggctgaaaactggatgccacgggctagagcccatgactgtgccttgtggatggctccctggaggtgctgctcagcaacaacagtactggagcagcagtacgaaatgcagaagttgtctgcatagagagaaggtgagacggagtcCCGAcatctgctgctagaccattaacgaccactaaaaatagagagacactcaatacagaaccctgcgggacttcattctcctggatatggatggaactatgggagtcaccaacttggacacggaaagtacggaacgacaggaagttttggataaaaatcaggagtggtctccgaagaccccactcatacaatgtggcaaggatatgatattgtcaagtcatgtcgtatgctttacgtgaaaaaaaaaaaaaaaaaaaaaaatggccaatcaggtgttgccgtctggaaaaggctgttcagatggcagactcgatggacacaagattatcagtggtagagtcaCCGTGGTGGAAGCCGCCCCAACATGGAGCcaacaagccacgtgactccaggccccaacccaaccgccgacataccataccTTCCAGCAGCTTACACAGAACATTGGTGAGgccgatgggccgatagctatccacatcaagtgggttttaaccaggtttgagcaccagaaaaatggtgctctcccgccattgtgatgaaaagacgccatcgcaccagatccgattGAAAATGACGCGAAGATGTCACttatagtcagatgagagatgtttaatatctggctgtggatgtgatcaggccaggagctgtgtcggggcaatgtgcaagggcactgaggtgctcccactccgtaaatggggcattataggattcactgcagcgtgtagtgaatgagaggatgttcccttccagccGTCATTTGAGTGTGTGAAAGACtcgggggtaattctccgatgcagaggctcgagcaaagtgctcagcaacaaagtgctcggcaattgcgttagcgtcggtacataactcgccatttatggtaacactgggaCAGCTGTtgaggcctggtacccgaaaagacatttgatctttgcccagtcttgggaaggtgacgtgtagCACCAAATGGTGGAGgcttatctctcccaacactcctccttccattgtttgataaggtagcaaacaagggcacagagctgtttaaaggttatgaggtgctccagagaagggtgccgcttatgctgctgcacagctcgccgacgctccttaatgcttctgcgacttccggcgaccaccaaggaacTGTCTTACACCtctggcaccctaaagagtgagggatcacactttctgctgcagaaacaattgtgctagtcacctgctcaaccatcacatcgatgttactgtggggggggggggggagattcagcggtgacagcagaggtgaaagttccccagtccaccttgttcacagctcatctgggcaggcatccgtgTACCTGACACCGGGGCTGTGACAGGAAGTgatcactgccacacaggtcgtcatatgCTCTCCAGTggctagatgggagaagtcctgggctgcaaattgataaatcaatggctgagtaactaccatgagccacactgaaatgtgtggcagccccagtatttaagaggcagaggtcgaattgcgacagtaaagttccgacatctctgcctcggccagtgagCATGGTACACCCCACaatgggttatgggcattaaaatctcccagaagcagGAAAGGTTTAAaaatgatcaatcagtgcagctaatacattcaggaatactgcaccatctggaggaagatatacattgcagacagttctttcctgtgtcgtccttattctgacagccacagcttcaaaagtggtttgaaggggcacatgttcactatagACCTAATTTAGGACATAAACgccaactccacctgacactctattatagtcgctacggttcctgtaatatttcttatagctgcggagggcaagggtccacatttctgggaaccaggtttcctggagggcaatgcagatagcaggtgtaaagcgtaatagttgccatagctcagccaggcggcggaaaaaaccgccgcaattccactggaggatgacatcgtgagactgggaaggcatggaacattccatgaggcagtttacgcctaagagtcacttgctgccaccaatttattgcctgagcagtctatatccattgtgtctgagggtctggctcctcagcggatgccaaaatctccaccctatcctcagtcgcagagcttgtaggtagtggtggtgtgggtgccaatgcaatttccttggtcttaagggttttctttttggatttctctcgctgctccttgggtttccctggctgggaggacttcactagctcagtctccaggactgaggaggagcatgaggccctacgaccagctgcttttgggctcttcagccactggcgggtgtcgtctttcccactagaagaaacctggggagggagcgacccaagggaccccttcctagcgattgaagccgaagaagactcacgcttctctggcttagaagtgaggACGGActtccccgatggttggggggggggggatgttgctcccgaagtaggtggtgcaggagcaacagggagggaaatgaccccccaccatcaaaggggcaggtgtagccttccggctcagaggtgacctgggttggcggagctgatggtgccagaactgttgtagctgcagaataagacgatgtcatacgcacaggatgcggGCGTTCAAATTTTCTATTAGCCTTAGTGCAGATCAGTctatccagggtcttgtactccaagatcttcctttctttctggagaatcctggagTCAGGTGAGCAAGGCAAAtgttgctctctgcagttgacacagatgggaggctgggcacctggagtattgggatgtgatgggcctCTCCAATCTCGGCATGCGATGTTTGAAGTACAGCAGgatgacatatggccgaacttccagcacttaagcaccgcatcaggggagggatatagggcttcacatcacaccagtagaccatcaccctgaccttctcgggcaatgtatcaccctcacaagccaagatgaaggcaccagtggcaatctgattatccttcggaccctggtggacacgctggatgaaatgtacacctcgtcgctcaaaactggcgtgcagctcatcatcggactgcaaaagaaggtctctgtgaaatatgatatcctggaccatatttaagctcttatggggcatgatggttacagaccacccccccccccccccagcttgtcacaaatgggcaactcctgtgactgggcaggggatgctgttttgatcaagactgatccagatctcattttggacatgcCTTCcatctccccgaacttgtcctctaaatgctcaacaaaaaaaactgaggcttcatcgtcatgaaagattcaccATCAGCTCTCGGACATACAATGTACCGGGACGAATTAGATCTGCTGCCacccttagcctgacgttcctcccattgTGTAGCCAGGGAGGGGAATTATTTGGGTttgtacttctgtgcgttgaattgagctcgtgatcacttagagactgctggtgtttctcCATCAGCAAtagatgatggactatgcttcatcatgtgtcatctgccctgatgccacccactccgaccaggggccctccccacgggtgccactcaGCCGCAgtgaaggccacctggcaggatggccattgctgggagtcccgatgccccaaggggatgggcatctaccccttggcatacgtggggagttaacggtgcaggcatcaacaGAGctatccctgcgtggtcagggggctacaaccaacagagtacatagcagccccaccacaacggactggctaccgtgctggatatcaggtgcaaagaagtccatggtcatcgtcgacgcagaaatcgacactgcatagtgcatgataaaaaacgcacccaggaaggtgtccttgcccaagagatggagaatgggcaggactgcaatgcaacgacgagaaagtgggctaaagatctcaatgcacgatggacacgatgcatcttgtaaggcgcccttccccaactggctcgctcttcgggaaaattttgaagaatggaggtcaaaccccacagggaaccatcacaaaggccgaaatgtgtgaaactccttttagttgcctcgtatgacaggcaggaatacctcgggcctattctaacacccTGACCCGCAGGGGGTACCGGCAGGTTACTTGCACAGCCACTGTGGGAGGTGAAAAGAGAAGAACTTTTCTTGGACTTTTAATAATTTAACTCCAAATAATTTACTATTCTCTTGCTACTTTCTAAGACACAATTCGCCTGTTAATACGCACAGATTAACCAAAATCAACAAGTCTCTTCTAAATAGTTTAACAAGGTATCTCACCTTAATCTGTTCCATTATTTTTATCATGAATATCTCAGTATTAAAGCCACTAAACCTAATTTACAGCCAGGTAAAATCATTCCCGATTGAAGTTTTAACAAACTTCAAAGCTCTTATAAGCTAGACAAAACTTGTGCAATTAATCTTACCATTGGGGAACAATGAGGCTTGAGGATAGAGTGGATCTGTATTTGTGGTATCTGATGCTGGAATAAAATGATCATACAGATTCATGTTAGTGTTCATATTAGCTTCTGGAAGAAACGAACTAGCTGGTACGTCACCAACACATTCACTTTGAAAAAATGGGGTTGTATGGCCTCTGTCAGAAAATGCTGTGAAGCTACTGTCAGTTGATGATCTTGATGGGTCCAACCAGTTTTCTGGCATTACAGGTGTTGGCAGTAAAGGTGAACATATCTTTTCTGGTAATATTGGCGGCCTCTCCTGTTCATTTTCCTGTGTGTACGCCaagattttgcttttattttcctgcTCCCTTTCTGCAGTATCTGGATTACTCCCATCCTGCCCTTCATGATTGGTAGCTACCTCTGAGGCTGCtttatcatcaccaccatcatctccAGGTCCATCTGCAAAATTACATGGGTTTCGTTAGAAATGGTTTTTCTGAAACAAAGTTTACTGTTAGAGACAAGCATGCTCTTTTACATAAAGTATGTATGTCGTCCTAAAAAGAGCACACACTGTCCACTGCAGTATTTCAGAcagccttttttttaaatatacaaacCAATTACAGCTTAAATTTACATGTTTAAGTGTATCTGTACATGTTAATACCTTTAAAAAGTGTTGAAGAATGAGATTTCTTAGAGGAATATGATCTACCTGACTCAAAATGTTTTCTGGATGGATCCAACCAATTGTGTGGCATAGGTGGCGTCGGCAACAAAGAAGACTGTTGCTCATTTGTGTCATCTTTTTCTTCTACTCCATTCGAGCCTGAAGAGTCAGTTGGTTTCCCAGGACTTTCCTTCTCTGCAAGAACAGGCTGAGAACTAAGCTCAGATTTCTCTGATTGTGAGACCTGAAAAATTTAGATAAATTTACACCgtgaataaaacaaaatttctttcagtgGCACATACATACTGTTAATGGTGTTTTGCTGAAAGCGTGCCAATTTCGTTTTTTTATCGCCAAGTCAACTCAAAGCTGGTTGTTCATGCTGAATTCACTCCATACAAACTATGTTCAGTCACAATTTAGAAGGCCAAAAGATGAGAAGGGAGGAAAGAAGAATGGAAAGGAGAGGGGGGgttgagggcgggggggggggggggggagcggatgtAGAGGCGGGCGGAGTGGAGGAATGGGAGACAAGGGTGAGGGCAGGCAGtgggaaaaatggagaaaagaatgAGAGGAACAGAAGTGAATGCAGAAATGGCCAAGAGGATGGACGGGAGATTGGAGAAGGGCAAGGAGGAAGGGGATGGCGCAGAAAGGACAAGACTGACTGGGAACGGCAAGATAGAACAGAATATGTATAATATGTTAATTAAGGGAAAGACAATCCATCACCTATAGAGGACTGACatgtggagcacagaaacacatgGCAGAAAACATTATTTGCACTAGCTTTCAACCAATTGCTCTTTTTCTAGCATAACTACACACATTCACTCATACAACCACACTAATGCACACTGATTACTGAAAGCAGTTGCCTGGGCTTATGGAGGTGGGGAGGGGATGGAGAAGAACACCAAGGCACGGAAGGGGTAGTGGGATAGAGCAAGGTAAGTCTCTCAGTAGACGGCTCAGTGGCTACTCAACAATACAGAAAGGATtcagaaggcgggggggggggcacaggaagATTGGTGGGAGGAGGCAGTACATGATCTGGACAGGGAAGgagtggacagaagaaagaagggaaaagtTTCAGTGAAGCAGAGGGAAGCAGGTTAACAGAGCTTTGGGTCAGGGTGATTAATTGGGTGCAGGAAATGCTGGAGAGAAAATTCTCCATATGCTCAGTTCAGAGAAACTTATTCTGGAAGGAAGTAGACAAATGACCCACATGGCAAAGTAGCTGTTTATGCTATGTTTGTTGTGGCGCAGTGCACAGGGAAAAAGGATATGACAGAAGTGTGAGAAAGTGTGATGTGGGTTACAAGTGGAGCTTCAGATGAGGCAGCACCAAGTAAATTGGGGTTGACTAAACCAACTCTACAGAAAGCCTGGCATTATGTCTTAAGTCTTTAGTGATGACACAATGCATAGGCATTCTCACACGGTGCGGTCATGAGTGAATCTATAGTGTTGCTACATGTGTGACACTTATTGTGGTTTTGAGACTATCCCAGTTTTAGTGATAGGTTTCACAATGGTGTACAAGTAttgtcggttggttgatttgggggaggggaccaaacagtgaggtcattggtcccattggattagggaaggatggggaaggtagtcagaaatgccctttcaaaggaactatcacaGCATTttcctaaagtgatttagggaaataattgaAAATCTAACTCAGGATGGTCAGATGTAGGTTTGAACCATCACCCTCCCAAATGAGAGttcagtgtgcttaccactgcaaCACCTGGCTGAGTACAAGTGTTATGTTCCTCGCTGTAAAGGAAATATTTAAATGGACTCAAGATGGTTTTCCTTCCTAAAgaaggagacccgcaccgctgactaggcaaggtcctagcggaggtggtttgccattgccttcctccgaccataacggagatgcatgatgatgatgaagatggcacaacacccagtcatctcgaggcagcgaaaatccctgaccccgccgggaatcgaaccagggacccctgtgcgtgaagcgagaacgctaccacaagaccacgagctgtggatgtAATGCATTTGAATGAGCATTTAATTAACCATTATTTTTTAAATGGTATTCAGGTCTGCGAACTACATTTTCCAAACGAAGATATTTTAAAATGTACCACATGCTTGGATGCAAAATCTGGATGAAAAACAATGGCATAACTTTCGAGATGAATCTGTGCCATCAATTTTTCCCCAACTGCCCTCAATATCTCACAGTGaacaaaaataaaggaaatgaCCATGAAGCAAGAAGAACACGGCTGTACTAC contains these protein-coding regions:
- the LOC126262828 gene encoding uncharacterized protein LOC126262828 isoform X3; translation: MNARSTSESDIQPEAQQSQLDSRGGSQSPKASSSFNKLDCEMGDSGVTEASVVKDCENESSEEAINSAVEVSQSEKSELSSQPVLAEKESPGKPTDSSGSNGVEEKDDTNEQQSSLLPTPPMPHNWLDPSRKHFESDGPGDDGGDDKAASEVATNHEGQDGSNPDTAEREQENKSKILAYTQENEQERPPILPEKICSPLLPTPVMPENWLDPSRSSTDSSFTAFSDRGHTTPFFQSECVGDVPASSFLPEANMNTNMNLYDHFIPASDTTNTDPLYPQASLFPNDNSQSQNNSTFEPYAEYNDQSMQERNFKAKSNPAWNKQMRQTQPYYRPQPQSAYGTSNYPSQPGFQNNAPGTLNMSSGYMYNTQPPNERREVHQWKY
- the LOC126262828 gene encoding uncharacterized protein LOC126262828 isoform X2, which translates into the protein MPVKSSTSAACFATSSESEDQISPTAGTRQDIEGSTSESDIQPEAQQSQLDSRGGSQSPKASSSFNKLDCEMGDSGVTEASVVKDCENESSEEAINSAVEVSQSEKSELSSQPVLAEKESPGKPTDSSGSNGVEEKDDTNEQQSSLLPTPPMPHNWLDPSRKHFESDGPGDDGGDDKAASEVATNHEGQDGSNPDTAEREQENKSKILAYTQENEQERPPILPEKICSPLLPTPVMPENWLDPSRSSTDSSFTAFSDRGHTTPFFQSECVGDVPASSFLPEANMNTNMNLYDHFIPASDTTNTDPLYPQASLFPNDNSQSQNNSTFEPYAEYNDQSMQERNFKAKSNPAWNKQMRQTQPYYRPQPQSAYGTSNYPSQPGFQNNAPGTLNMSSGYMYNTQPPNERREVHQWKY